In one Silene latifolia isolate original U9 population chromosome 10, ASM4854445v1, whole genome shotgun sequence genomic region, the following are encoded:
- the LOC141608008 gene encoding uncharacterized protein LOC141608008, protein MKGRLMTNDRLIRMGSSVHPDCYLCGSNAETHKHLFFDCCFSNHCISVLQQYLHKSFPATGLASWFTRHHGGTILQKRIICAAHVAVLYAIWRARNKARLDRLVIKPEYLVRQALKDVIARFWAKNTGVVSNREGAWLASISI, encoded by the coding sequence ATGAAAGGCAGACTCATGACTAATGACAGATTGATCAGAATGGGAAGTAGTGTGCATCCCGACTGTTACTTGTGTGGCAGCAACGCTGAGACACACAAACACTTATTTTTTGACTGTTGCTTTAGTAATCACTGCATCAGTGTTCTTCAGCAGTACCTGCACAAGTCATTCCCTGCTACTGGTTTGGCTAGTTGGTTTACAAGACACCATGGTGGCACTATTTTGCAGAAGAGGATTATCTGTGCAGCGCATGTTGCAGTTCTATACGCTATTTGGAGGGctaggaacaaggctagactggATAGGCTGGTGATCAAGCCTGAGTATCTGGTCAGGCAGGCTCTTAAAGATGTGATTGCGAGATTCTGGGCAAAGAATACAGGAGTCGTTTCTAATAGAGAAGGGGCCTGGTTGGCTTCTATTTCGATTTAA